In Oscillatoria acuminata PCC 6304, a single window of DNA contains:
- a CDS encoding glycoside hydrolase family 24 protein, producing the protein MLSEPSAQPLNLSQKPVVKRRRKPPKFRQFVLLLAGAIALPMLFYNVIFRRTESLEPSLIAPLPPLVMENGDPYIRALMRTISASESNVDYPYAVIYGGQYIDDFKRHPDLCVRIVAGPNLNNCTTAAGRYQFITTTWEEMAERYHPKPDGRWFWKSYSFEPKFQDKVVYAWLKDEEAWGVNIPELLKQGKLDEVLYLLSGTWTSLGYGIETNSMSASLPTIYQQLLEEELQKSM; encoded by the coding sequence ATGCTTTCTGAACCTTCTGCTCAACCGTTGAACTTGAGTCAAAAACCGGTGGTTAAACGGCGAAGAAAACCCCCAAAATTCAGACAGTTTGTCTTGTTGCTGGCTGGGGCGATCGCCTTACCTATGCTGTTTTATAACGTCATCTTTCGTCGCACCGAATCCCTGGAGCCCTCATTAATCGCCCCCTTACCCCCCTTAGTCATGGAAAATGGGGACCCCTACATCCGCGCCCTGATGCGAACCATTTCCGCCAGTGAATCCAACGTGGACTACCCCTACGCCGTGATCTATGGTGGCCAATATATTGACGACTTCAAACGCCATCCCGATCTCTGCGTGCGCATCGTCGCCGGACCCAATCTCAACAACTGCACCACCGCTGCCGGTCGCTATCAGTTCATCACCACCACCTGGGAAGAAATGGCCGAACGCTACCACCCCAAACCCGACGGCAGATGGTTTTGGAAATCCTATAGTTTTGAACCCAAATTTCAAGATAAAGTCGTCTATGCGTGGCTAAAAGACGAAGAAGCGTGGGGAGTGAACATTCCTGAATTATTAAAACAAGGAAAATTAGATGAAGTCTTATATCTGCTCTCCGGAACTTGGACCAGTCTCGGCTACGGGATTGAAACCAATTCCATGAGCGCCTCTTTACCCACCATTTATCAGCAACTCCTGGAAGAAGAACTGCAAAAATCCATGTAA
- a CDS encoding SDR family oxidoreductase yields the protein MKAFVAGATGQTGRRIVEELVKREIPVRALVRNLEKGQQLLPPQVELVVGDVLNPESLNEAIADCTVVLCATGATPSFDPTGPYRIDYEGTKHLVDVAKVKGIEHFVLVSSLCVSNLFHPLNLFWLILVWKRQAEKYIQNSGLAYTIVRPGGLKNTEDEAAIVMKSQDQLFDGSIPRTKVALVSVEALFQPAARNKIVEIVTNAEAPAQAFPELFASVV from the coding sequence ATGAAAGCATTTGTAGCGGGTGCCACGGGACAAACGGGACGACGAATTGTCGAAGAATTGGTCAAGCGGGAGATTCCCGTGCGCGCCTTGGTGCGGAACTTGGAGAAAGGTCAGCAACTCTTACCTCCCCAGGTGGAGTTAGTCGTGGGGGATGTCTTGAATCCGGAGAGTCTCAACGAGGCGATCGCGGATTGTACGGTGGTGTTATGCGCCACAGGTGCAACTCCCAGTTTCGACCCCACGGGACCCTATCGCATAGACTATGAAGGGACCAAGCATCTCGTGGATGTCGCTAAAGTCAAGGGAATCGAACATTTTGTTCTGGTTTCCTCCTTGTGCGTCTCTAACTTATTCCATCCGCTCAATTTATTCTGGCTGATTTTAGTCTGGAAAAGACAAGCGGAAAAATATATCCAAAACAGCGGTTTAGCTTACACCATCGTCCGTCCAGGCGGATTAAAAAATACCGAAGATGAAGCGGCGATCGTCATGAAATCTCAGGACCAATTATTTGATGGGAGCATTCCTCGCACTAAAGTCGCCTTAGTCAGCGTCGAAGCCCTATTTCAACCTGCCGCCCGGAATAAAATTGTCGAAATTGTCACCAATGCTGAAGCGCCAGCCCAAGCATTCCCTGAGCTATTTGCCAGTGTGGTGTAA
- a CDS encoding DUF1997 domain-containing protein, protein MQTSIDGDREASTSVACEPMWFQTHFVGCMEMYADVETVAAYFDVHQGWFRRCAHPMQADALGENGYALTIGRFGALGYEVEPKIGLNLLPQQNRVYLIETIAVPDYVPPGYDVEFKAAQELIEIPADYSNIKLRHTEDLPPTMTRVEWNLDLKVGVCFPKFIHALPLPLVQRTGDRLLAQIVKQVSRRLTYKVQEDFHSTIGRDRLELFKKKRAKSSNSDLCRQCSGSNGTGEEIPEDLETP, encoded by the coding sequence ATGCAAACATCCATCGATGGCGATCGCGAGGCATCTACCTCCGTTGCTTGTGAACCGATGTGGTTTCAGACTCATTTTGTCGGATGCATGGAAATGTATGCCGATGTGGAAACTGTTGCTGCCTATTTTGACGTTCACCAAGGATGGTTTCGACGCTGTGCTCATCCGATGCAGGCAGATGCTTTAGGAGAAAATGGCTATGCTCTAACTATTGGGCGCTTTGGTGCACTCGGTTATGAAGTGGAACCGAAAATTGGTCTGAATCTATTACCCCAACAGAATCGCGTTTATCTGATCGAAACGATCGCCGTTCCGGATTATGTCCCCCCAGGTTATGACGTAGAGTTTAAAGCTGCCCAGGAATTGATAGAAATTCCCGCAGATTATTCTAATATCAAACTCCGCCACACCGAGGACCTCCCTCCCACTATGACTCGGGTGGAGTGGAATTTAGATTTAAAGGTGGGGGTTTGTTTTCCCAAGTTCATCCATGCCTTACCCCTCCCCCTCGTCCAAAGAACTGGCGATCGCCTGTTGGCGCAAATCGTTAAACAAGTCTCCCGTCGCTTAACTTACAAAGTCCAGGAAGATTTTCACTCCACCATCGGGCGCGATCGTCTGGAACTCTTCAAGAAAAAACGCGCCAAATCCTCCAACTCCGATCTATGCCGTCAATGTAGCGGTTCCAATGGCACCGGCGAAGAGATCCCCGAGGACCTCGAAACTCCCTAA
- a CDS encoding DUF4079 domain-containing protein yields the protein MTFELPAPLQTGLTFFHPLLMWVLFGLSIYALVLGVKLKRTRKATGEEKKVLIKGKYNIRHYQIGSIMLALMVFGTVLGMAATYVNNGKLFFGPHLLVGLGMTTMVAISASLAPFMQQGVAWARVTHVAMNMTLLTLFGWQAFTGLQIVQKILSSDS from the coding sequence ATGACCTTTGAACTGCCCGCACCGTTACAAACGGGATTAACTTTCTTTCACCCCTTATTGATGTGGGTGCTGTTTGGACTCTCGATTTACGCCCTTGTCCTGGGAGTGAAACTGAAGCGCACTCGCAAAGCCACAGGAGAAGAGAAAAAAGTTCTGATTAAGGGCAAATACAATATTAGACATTACCAAATTGGGTCCATTATGCTGGCCCTGATGGTATTCGGCACCGTGCTGGGTATGGCTGCCACTTATGTGAATAATGGCAAGTTATTTTTTGGTCCCCACCTGCTTGTTGGCTTAGGCATGACCACAATGGTGGCTATTTCAGCCTCCCTAGCGCCCTTCATGCAGCAAGGCGTCGCTTGGGCGCGAGTGACTCATGTGGCGATGAATATGACCTTGCTCACCCTGTTTGGCTGGCAAGCCTTCACGGGATTGCAAATTGTCCAAAAGATTTTGAGCAGTGATTCCTAG
- a CDS encoding ankyrin repeat domain-containing protein — protein MLSNQDLLLIQAARIGNINQVITLLAEGARVNAKDREGTTPLMFASQKGYTEIARHLLEAGADANLPREKYGITPLMFAAANHQIDVVRLLLSSGAQVNARNDDGSTALMAAALKGNLAIVDLLLTHGAQPNIKDKDDDTALKLAIVQGHIAIVQSLLAAGANLEAIADLDALLFRIAQKGNAQLLELLIQKGLSCQTYDCGSALLEAAERGDLPILQILLAGGTHPNVTDKDAETPLLLASDRGHTEVVIALLAAGADVNAKNLDGFTPLMAGASGGHWEMVRSLLDAGAEINAIDSDGETALNWAVVEGYADVVNLLLDSGADFQRCNRLGDTPLFVAALHDRADIVAALLHKGAEVNPTNFDETPLTATAELGHLNTIRVLLKAGADPNAVSTGGKTALMKAADRNLTEVMEVLIAAGADVNRQDDAGATALMWAAHRGFEEAVHLLVSAGVNVNLKNRGGYTALAIAEFNGYKKVARSLRKAGTQE, from the coding sequence ATGCTCTCTAACCAGGATCTTTTATTAATTCAGGCGGCTCGAATTGGCAACATTAATCAAGTGATTACCCTGCTGGCGGAGGGTGCGCGTGTCAATGCCAAAGATCGAGAAGGCACGACTCCGTTAATGTTTGCCTCTCAGAAAGGTTACACAGAAATCGCCCGTCACTTGCTCGAAGCTGGTGCCGATGCCAATCTTCCCCGGGAAAAGTACGGCATCACCCCGTTGATGTTCGCGGCGGCCAATCATCAGATTGATGTGGTCCGCCTGTTACTCTCCTCGGGAGCACAGGTGAACGCCCGGAATGATGATGGCAGTACAGCACTGATGGCGGCGGCACTCAAAGGCAATCTGGCGATCGTTGATCTCCTGTTGACCCACGGTGCCCAACCCAATATCAAAGATAAAGATGACGATACTGCCCTCAAACTCGCCATTGTTCAGGGTCATATTGCTATCGTCCAATCTCTCCTAGCGGCAGGGGCCAATTTAGAGGCGATCGCCGACTTGGATGCTCTCTTGTTTCGCATCGCCCAAAAGGGGAACGCGCAACTGTTAGAACTGCTAATTCAAAAGGGTCTCTCCTGTCAAACATATGATTGCGGCAGCGCCTTGCTGGAAGCGGCAGAACGTGGGGACTTGCCCATTCTGCAAATCTTGTTAGCAGGCGGGACTCATCCCAATGTTACGGATAAAGATGCCGAAACTCCCCTGCTCCTGGCGAGCGATCGCGGCCATACCGAGGTAGTAATCGCTCTGCTTGCCGCTGGTGCCGATGTCAATGCCAAAAATCTCGATGGCTTTACCCCCCTGATGGCTGGGGCATCTGGAGGCCATTGGGAGATGGTGCGATCGCTGCTGGATGCCGGTGCCGAGATTAATGCGATCGATAGTGATGGAGAAACCGCCTTAAATTGGGCCGTAGTCGAAGGGTATGCCGATGTCGTCAACCTGTTACTCGACAGCGGGGCCGATTTCCAACGGTGCAATCGTCTTGGAGATACCCCGTTATTTGTCGCTGCCTTGCACGATCGCGCCGACATCGTGGCGGCCCTCCTCCACAAGGGTGCAGAGGTTAACCCCACCAACTTTGACGAAACCCCCCTCACCGCCACTGCTGAACTCGGCCATTTGAACACCATCCGAGTCCTACTCAAAGCGGGTGCGGACCCCAATGCCGTCTCCACCGGAGGCAAAACCGCCCTGATGAAAGCTGCCGATCGCAATTTGACCGAAGTCATGGAGGTCCTGATTGCTGCCGGTGCCGATGTCAACCGCCAAGATGACGCTGGAGCCACTGCCTTGATGTGGGCCGCCCATCGCGGGTTTGAGGAAGCAGTGCATCTTTTGGTATCTGCGGGTGTGAATGTCAATCTCAAAAATCGTGGGGGCTATACCGCTTTGGCGATCGCGGAGTTTAATGGCTATAAGAAAGTAGCGCGATCGCTCCGTAAGGCTGGGACTCAAGAATAA
- a CDS encoding DUF2358 domain-containing protein: MDEYQSQVFKAIATLKEDLPRLFEKDISYDIYRKDIFFKDPVNQFKWKFNYRIIFWTLRFHGQLFFTELYFDLHDVEQVEPDMILANWTVRGQLRLPWKADLFFNGYSNYKLDEDGLIYEHIDTWDREPKAILKQFLPRSET, translated from the coding sequence ATGGACGAGTATCAATCTCAAGTCTTTAAGGCGATCGCCACTTTAAAGGAAGACTTACCCAGGTTATTTGAAAAAGATATTTCTTATGATATTTATCGGAAAGATATTTTTTTCAAAGACCCAGTAAATCAGTTTAAGTGGAAGTTCAATTATAGAATTATTTTCTGGACCTTACGATTTCACGGTCAACTGTTTTTTACAGAACTCTATTTTGATTTGCATGATGTAGAGCAGGTTGAGCCGGATATGATTTTAGCCAATTGGACCGTGCGTGGGCAGTTACGGTTACCCTGGAAAGCGGATTTATTTTTTAATGGATATTCTAATTATAAGTTAGATGAAGATGGATTAATTTATGAACATATTGATACTTGGGACCGGGAACCGAAGGCGATTTTAAAGCAGTTTCTTCCGCGATCGGAGACCTAA
- the uvrA gene encoding excinuclease ABC subunit UvrA, with protein sequence MPKRASASTKQPVQSLNGSSLTEAVVNPRDHGIRIRGARQHNLKNIDLELPRDRLIVFTGVSGSGKSSLAFDTIFAEGQRRYVESLSAYARQFLGQLDKPDVESIEGLSPAISIDQKSTSHNPRSTVGTVTEIYDYLRLLFGRAGKPHCPICDRSIAPQTIDEMCDRVMELPDRTKFQILAPVVRGKKGTHKKVLSSLSSEGFVRVRVNGEIRELSDKIELDKNHTHTIEIVVDRLIKKAGIQERLADSLTTGLRHSEGIAIIQLLDSTTDDGETELVFSEKFACPEHGAVMEELSPRLFSFNSPYGACESCHGLGSFRTFSPELIIPDSDAPIYEAIAPWADKESAYYLSVLQGLAKAYGFELTTPWNELTAKQQKSILYGADEPINIEGWGNNRRYAGALALLQRYYEESASELQKQKLDQYLVDRPCESCHGKRLKPEALAVRIGDEHIDDLTSVSIRDCRDRIDRLQLSSRQAQIAELVLREICARLQFLLDVGLDYLTLDRPAMTLSGGEAQRIRLATQIGAGLTGVLYVLDEPSIGLHQRDNGRLLHTLTKLRDLGNTLIVVEHDEDTIRAADWIVDIGPRAGVHGGEIVAQGQLDALLAAENSLTGSYLSGRLQIETPGERRKGNGRSLVMKNCSRNNLKQIDVEIPLGKLVCVTGVSGSGKSSLINDLLYPALQHHITRKTPFPGDMDALKTLGEKSLKDAVDKVIIIDQSPIGRTPRSNPATYTGVFDMIRGLFAETIEAKARGYKPGQFSFNVKGGRCEACGGQGVNVISMNFLPDVYVQCDICKGARYNRETLQVKYKGHSIADVLNLTVEEGLELFKHIPRAATRLQTLVDVGLGYIHLGQPAPTLSGGEAQRVKLATELSRRATGKTLYLIDEPTTGLSFYDVHQLLNVLQRLVDKGNSILTIEHNLDVIRCADWVIDLGPEGGDKGGEAIATGTPEEVAENSRSYTGEFLKRVLQQYPAQS encoded by the coding sequence ATGCCTAAACGTGCCAGTGCGTCTACAAAGCAACCCGTCCAGAGCTTGAATGGATCCTCCCTGACCGAGGCGGTGGTCAATCCCCGGGATCACGGGATCCGAATTCGGGGGGCAAGGCAGCACAACCTTAAAAATATTGACCTCGAACTCCCGCGCGATCGCCTGATTGTCTTTACCGGCGTTTCGGGGTCCGGGAAATCCTCCCTTGCCTTTGATACCATTTTTGCCGAGGGTCAACGGCGTTATGTGGAGTCCCTCAGCGCCTATGCCCGTCAGTTTCTTGGACAACTGGATAAACCGGATGTGGAATCCATTGAGGGACTCTCTCCTGCGATTTCCATTGACCAAAAATCCACCTCCCACAACCCGCGATCGACGGTGGGAACGGTGACGGAAATTTATGATTATTTGCGCTTGTTATTCGGACGGGCGGGGAAACCGCACTGTCCCATTTGCGATCGCTCGATCGCCCCGCAAACCATTGATGAAATGTGCGATCGGGTGATGGAACTCCCGGATCGCACGAAATTTCAAATTCTCGCCCCAGTAGTTCGCGGGAAAAAAGGTACTCATAAAAAAGTGCTGTCTAGTCTCTCTTCTGAGGGATTTGTCCGAGTGCGGGTGAATGGCGAAATTCGCGAACTCTCAGACAAGATTGAATTGGATAAAAATCATACCCATACCATTGAAATTGTGGTCGATCGCCTGATTAAAAAAGCAGGCATCCAAGAACGTCTCGCCGATTCTTTAACCACGGGATTGCGCCATTCCGAAGGGATTGCGATTATTCAATTGTTAGACAGTACCACCGATGACGGAGAGACAGAATTAGTCTTTTCTGAGAAGTTTGCCTGTCCCGAACATGGGGCAGTGATGGAAGAACTTTCCCCGCGTTTGTTTTCGTTTAATTCCCCTTATGGTGCTTGTGAAAGTTGTCATGGATTGGGCAGTTTTCGGACCTTTTCCCCGGAGTTAATTATCCCAGACTCGGATGCGCCGATTTATGAGGCGATCGCACCTTGGGCGGACAAAGAGAGTGCTTATTATCTGTCGGTGTTGCAAGGGTTGGCAAAGGCGTATGGATTTGAGTTGACCACTCCCTGGAACGAGTTGACAGCAAAACAGCAAAAGAGCATTTTATATGGTGCGGATGAACCGATTAATATCGAAGGATGGGGAAATAATCGGCGCTATGCTGGTGCATTGGCCTTGTTGCAACGGTACTATGAAGAAAGTGCCTCGGAACTGCAAAAGCAAAAATTAGACCAGTATTTGGTCGATCGCCCTTGCGAAAGTTGTCACGGCAAACGCCTGAAACCGGAAGCGTTGGCGGTGCGAATTGGGGATGAGCATATTGATGATTTAACCTCGGTTTCGATTCGGGACTGTCGCGATCGCATTGATCGGTTACAATTGAGCAGTCGGCAAGCACAGATTGCGGAACTTGTCCTCCGAGAAATTTGCGCCCGACTGCAATTTTTATTAGATGTGGGATTGGATTATCTCACTCTCGATCGCCCTGCCATGACCCTTTCCGGAGGAGAAGCGCAACGGATTCGTCTGGCAACCCAAATCGGTGCCGGATTAACCGGGGTGTTATACGTTCTCGATGAACCCAGTATCGGACTGCATCAACGGGACAACGGACGATTGCTACATACCTTAACCAAATTAAGGGATTTGGGAAATACCTTAATTGTCGTGGAACATGATGAGGACACGATTCGCGCAGCGGATTGGATTGTCGATATCGGTCCTCGCGCTGGGGTACATGGGGGCGAAATTGTTGCACAAGGACAGTTAGACGCCCTCTTAGCGGCGGAAAATTCCCTCACCGGGTCCTATTTATCCGGACGGTTACAAATTGAAACCCCGGGGGAACGGCGCAAGGGCAATGGACGTTCTTTGGTCATGAAAAACTGTTCTCGCAACAATCTCAAGCAGATTGATGTGGAAATTCCTCTCGGAAAATTAGTCTGTGTGACAGGGGTTTCCGGATCCGGCAAATCCAGCTTAATTAATGATTTGCTTTATCCGGCATTGCAACATCATATCACCCGAAAAACTCCCTTTCCCGGAGACATGGACGCACTCAAAACCTTGGGGGAAAAAAGTTTAAAAGATGCAGTGGATAAGGTGATTATTATCGACCAATCCCCGATCGGCAGAACCCCTCGGTCTAATCCCGCCACCTATACCGGCGTTTTTGATATGATTCGCGGATTATTTGCCGAAACCATCGAAGCAAAAGCGCGGGGATATAAACCGGGGCAGTTTTCTTTTAATGTCAAAGGCGGACGCTGCGAAGCTTGTGGCGGACAAGGGGTGAATGTCATTTCTATGAACTTTTTACCCGATGTTTATGTGCAGTGTGATATTTGTAAAGGTGCGCGATATAATCGTGAAACGTTGCAGGTAAAATATAAGGGACATTCCATTGCGGATGTGTTGAATCTCACCGTGGAAGAAGGATTAGAACTGTTTAAACATATCCCTCGGGCGGCGACAAGGTTGCAAACTTTAGTGGATGTAGGATTGGGATATATTCACCTGGGACAACCGGCACCCACCCTGTCGGGGGGTGAAGCGCAACGGGTCAAACTGGCAACGGAACTCTCCCGACGCGCTACGGGAAAAACCTTGTATTTAATCGATGAACCGACAACGGGATTATCGTTTTATGATGTGCATCAATTGTTGAATGTGTTGCAGCGGTTGGTGGATAAGGGGAACTCAATTTTGACCATTGAACACAACTTAGATGTGATTCGCTGTGCAGATTGGGTGATTGATTTAGGACCAGAAGGCGGGGACAAAGGTGGAGAGGCGATCGCCACCGGAACCCCAGAAGAGGTGGCGGAAAATTCTCGGTCCTACACGGGAGAGTTTTTAAAGCGCGTTTTGCAGCAATATCCCGCCCAATCCTAA
- a CDS encoding acyl-CoA thioesterase: MTLEQDTLLETALTFTVKPYDIDITGFVSQIIVMRWIEDLRLDLFQQYFSLEQQLELGISPLIGKTRLEYHKPIKLFDLIEGRMWFSDMGSVKWIVKTELMVDDKISVTAKQTGCFIHVASHRLVAIPDNLVKKFATYSSGGMS; encoded by the coding sequence ATGACCTTAGAACAAGATACGCTATTAGAGACGGCTTTAACCTTTACCGTGAAACCCTACGATATTGATATAACCGGGTTTGTGAGCCAAATCATTGTGATGCGCTGGATTGAAGATTTACGCTTAGATTTATTTCAACAGTATTTTTCTTTAGAACAGCAATTAGAGTTAGGAATATCCCCCCTGATTGGCAAAACTCGCCTGGAATATCATAAACCCATAAAATTGTTCGATTTGATTGAGGGGCGGATGTGGTTTAGCGACATGGGGTCAGTTAAATGGATTGTCAAAACCGAGTTAATGGTGGATGATAAAATTTCCGTGACTGCCAAACAGACGGGATGTTTTATTCATGTCGCTAGTCATCGTCTAGTTGCCATCCCAGACAACTTAGTGAAAAAATTTGCCACCTATTCATCTGGGGGAATGAGTTGA
- a CDS encoding DUF1206 domain-containing protein produces MTQSTQSTQSEWIERFARFGYAAKGFVYGLVGILALQVALNQGGQTTDPKGVLYEIVEQPFGQALLAFVTIGLIGYAMWRFLQAFMDTDNKGTDFKGLIERFGFGMSAVIYCGFAFTAIKILTGNGENGGEQSDQSAQHWTARFLSQPFGEWLVGLAGAVVIGLGFYYFYKAFTGKFRKELKIREMTPNEEKWVMRVGRVGLSARGIIFTMIGWFLMQAAYQSNANEAQAIPGTLETLLRQPYGSLLLGVVAAGLVIYGLYMGVHARYRRIHPPQGDPRQLLNQG; encoded by the coding sequence ATGACTCAATCTACACAATCTACACAATCAGAATGGATCGAGCGTTTTGCTCGTTTTGGATACGCTGCCAAAGGATTTGTTTACGGCTTAGTTGGGATTTTAGCCTTGCAAGTTGCATTAAATCAAGGGGGACAAACCACGGACCCAAAGGGCGTGCTTTACGAAATAGTGGAGCAACCTTTTGGTCAAGCGTTACTGGCTTTTGTAACCATTGGACTAATTGGTTATGCAATGTGGCGTTTTCTCCAAGCCTTTATGGATACAGATAATAAAGGGACTGATTTCAAAGGATTAATCGAGCGATTCGGATTTGGAATGAGTGCGGTCATTTATTGTGGGTTTGCTTTTACTGCCATTAAAATCTTGACAGGTAATGGAGAAAATGGCGGAGAACAAAGTGATCAAAGCGCTCAACATTGGACCGCCCGGTTTCTCTCACAACCCTTTGGAGAATGGTTGGTGGGATTGGCGGGTGCAGTCGTAATTGGTTTAGGATTTTATTATTTTTATAAAGCCTTTACCGGGAAGTTTCGCAAAGAATTAAAAATTAGAGAAATGACTCCCAATGAAGAAAAATGGGTGATGAGAGTAGGTCGAGTGGGGTTATCTGCAAGGGGTATTATTTTTACCATGATTGGCTGGTTTTTGATGCAGGCGGCTTATCAATCCAATGCGAATGAAGCCCAGGCCATTCCCGGCACTTTAGAGACTTTATTGAGGCAGCCTTATGGGAGTTTGTTGTTGGGGGTCGTAGCCGCAGGATTGGTGATTTATGGACTGTATATGGGAGTACACGCCCGCTATCGACGCATTCACCCTCCCCAAGGTGACCCTCGACAACTTTTAAATCAGGGATAA
- a CDS encoding L-lactate MFS transporter, producing the protein MNITHDRSELTLFGLPAQQGRWLMIPLGMSVLLCLGSVYSWSVFRKPLEGELNIGATESLLPYTVALVFYAALMPIAGFYIPRIGTRIVTAIGGMIVGMGYILSSFANNIVAMTLTYGLIAGTGVGIAYGVPMAVVARWFPDKKGLAVGLTIIGFGLSPLITAPLAKGLIDAYSVRETLRILGIAFTLIILAIATTLKMPPKDWQPAQPLSAASCVVPSAYPGNILKSRSFYGLWICYSIGTFVGLSAIGISSPVGEEMIKIDPALAASSVSLFALFNGMSRPLFGWLSDRFKPRHVAMVSYTLVLIACLLMLSAQEGQVATYLIAFCLFWASLGGWLAMAPTTTLRLFNPDNYAQNYGIVFTAYGVGALLGTLIAGQIRDWFGSYTYAFYPMIFLAIVGMVVASLLLKRDPVSEV; encoded by the coding sequence ATGAATATCACTCACGATCGCTCAGAATTAACCCTATTTGGACTGCCTGCACAACAGGGAAGATGGTTAATGATTCCCCTGGGAATGAGCGTTTTACTATGTCTGGGGAGTGTTTACTCTTGGAGTGTGTTTAGAAAACCCCTAGAAGGGGAACTGAATATTGGCGCAACGGAAAGTTTATTACCCTATACTGTTGCATTGGTTTTTTATGCAGCCCTGATGCCCATCGCCGGGTTTTATATTCCCCGAATTGGCACCAGAATTGTTACGGCGATCGGGGGAATGATTGTCGGAATGGGTTACATTCTTTCTAGTTTTGCCAACAATATTGTCGCCATGACCCTCACATACGGACTGATTGCGGGAACTGGGGTGGGAATTGCTTATGGCGTACCAATGGCAGTGGTGGCGCGATGGTTTCCCGATAAAAAAGGATTAGCGGTGGGGTTAACCATTATTGGATTTGGACTCTCGCCTCTGATTACAGCACCCCTGGCGAAAGGGTTAATTGATGCTTATAGTGTGCGAGAAACCTTGCGAATTTTAGGGATTGCCTTTACCCTCATTATTCTGGCGATCGCCACCACTCTAAAAATGCCCCCCAAAGACTGGCAACCGGCACAACCGCTTTCGGCAGCCTCCTGTGTCGTCCCCAGCGCCTATCCCGGGAATATCCTGAAAAGTCGGTCTTTTTATGGACTGTGGATTTGCTACAGCATCGGCACCTTTGTCGGATTGAGTGCGATCGGCATTTCCAGTCCCGTCGGTGAGGAAATGATCAAGATTGACCCGGCATTAGCTGCCAGTAGTGTCTCGTTATTTGCCCTATTTAATGGCATGAGTCGCCCCCTCTTTGGCTGGTTAAGCGATCGCTTTAAACCCCGCCATGTGGCGATGGTTTCTTATACCCTCGTGTTGATTGCCTGCCTGTTGATGCTGAGTGCCCAAGAGGGACAAGTTGCCACCTATTTGATTGCCTTTTGTCTATTCTGGGCATCTCTAGGGGGATGGTTGGCAATGGCACCAACAACAACCCTGCGCTTATTTAATCCGGATAATTATGCTCAAAATTACGGGATTGTGTTTACAGCATACGGCGTAGGTGCATTGTTAGGAACCCTAATTGCGGGACAAATTCGCGATTGGTTTGGCAGCTATACTTATGCCTTTTATCCCATGATATTTTTGGCAATTGTGGGGATGGTTGTTGCCAGTTTGCTGTTGAAGCGGGACCCGGTGAGTGAGGTTTAA